A genome region from Deinococcus planocerae includes the following:
- a CDS encoding DUF4132 domain-containing protein, with protein sequence MTVGAVDAAFTAAALLDQVVQVLHDHTLGDEAKEEQGLKLLQHPSIDVRRAVASALPARLGDLHPGAAFARLRNIQGQLLDPEPGLAPRATADMLIERVTRQVLEQYHESYREREALAQFISVPGEVVALIQERLPRRMDKLREGPAAWKVPVLERVLAQLQDLHGRLGAAETATGDPDSVATTLLDALFYEIGLINHRQDRAYARITLTLTGQAPAVRGALIRQLLRRMDEVRDTDAYVFEYVLKNVLGALLEVERPLPENLTDEVFAWAGRYHSFQIGHQAFFPQLRELVEARLAREDGVPATVVASLRRTDLTSSRYGASGLRPLVDRLPDPVLNPGEAWSDALLGALNTLEEPEAWRELIRHALTATSAKPTAAWLKKATPLLSRIGHEAFSARVLSWLTMVGSARTFALENPPFQKYDVNATFDEYNVDALRGLIWLLGTLEPRDDHARALARLVETALRKVARLGPRSPKLANAGVYALGQLHSPLAVAQLARLKTRVTFKTTLGEIERALGQAAERAGLSKEDLEELSVPGFGLEPGGVRTVELGDVTATLQVHGNRVDLTWVDGRGKTLKSAPGKVKGEFAEEVGELKAAVRDIGATLGAQAHRIESFVLRQTRWPYPVWRERYLDHPLIGTLAARLIWTFTEDGWMRSGMWHQGQFVDARGTSFEVPAGAEVTLWHPVPAGREEVVAWRAWLEERGVTQPFKQAHREVYLLTDAERATRVYSNRFAAHILRQHQFNQLCALRGWRNTLRLMVDDSYPPATLELPLWDLRAEYWVEGVGENYGGDTTESGTYLRLITDQVRFYRLDAAQNAAHAGGGGYGPSWRFPIPAEPVPLEDVPPLVLSEVLRDVDLFVGVSSVGNDPTWQDGGPEGRYREYWQSYSFGDLGATAQTRREVLARLLPRLNLKDRCTVTEKFLVVRGDVRTYKVHLGSGNILMEPNDQYLCIVPARGVEGSQEGVFVPFEGDGVLTVILSKAFLLANDTRITDPTILSQIALR encoded by the coding sequence ATGACGGTTGGCGCTGTAGACGCCGCGTTCACGGCGGCCGCCCTGCTCGACCAGGTGGTTCAGGTGCTGCACGACCACACCCTGGGCGACGAGGCCAAAGAGGAGCAGGGCTTGAAGCTCTTGCAACATCCTTCCATCGACGTGCGGCGCGCCGTCGCCTCCGCCCTGCCCGCCCGCCTGGGCGACCTCCACCCCGGCGCCGCGTTCGCCCGGCTCAGGAACATCCAGGGCCAGTTGCTGGACCCTGAACCCGGCCTCGCCCCACGGGCCACGGCGGACATGCTGATCGAGCGCGTGACCCGTCAGGTGCTGGAGCAGTACCACGAGTCGTACCGCGAGCGTGAGGCCCTGGCCCAATTCATCAGCGTGCCCGGTGAGGTCGTCGCCCTGATCCAGGAACGCCTCCCCCGCCGGATGGACAAGCTGCGGGAGGGCCCCGCGGCGTGGAAGGTCCCCGTCCTCGAACGGGTTCTGGCGCAGCTTCAGGACCTCCACGGCCGTCTCGGCGCGGCGGAGACGGCGACGGGGGACCCGGACAGCGTCGCCACCACGCTGCTCGACGCGCTGTTCTACGAGATCGGGCTGATCAACCACCGCCAGGACCGGGCCTACGCCCGCATCACCCTCACGCTCACCGGTCAAGCTCCCGCAGTGCGGGGCGCTCTGATCCGGCAGTTGCTCCGCCGGATGGACGAGGTGCGGGACACCGACGCCTACGTCTTCGAGTACGTGCTCAAGAACGTCCTGGGAGCGCTCCTGGAGGTGGAACGGCCTCTCCCCGAGAACCTGACGGACGAGGTGTTCGCCTGGGCCGGGCGGTATCACTCGTTCCAGATCGGTCACCAGGCGTTCTTCCCGCAGTTGCGCGAGCTGGTGGAAGCGCGGCTGGCCCGGGAAGACGGAGTGCCTGCCACGGTCGTCGCCAGCCTGCGGCGAACCGACCTCACGTCCTCCCGGTACGGCGCTTCCGGGCTTCGGCCCCTGGTGGACCGGCTGCCCGACCCGGTCCTCAACCCCGGTGAGGCGTGGAGCGACGCCCTGCTGGGGGCCCTGAACACCCTGGAAGAGCCGGAGGCCTGGCGCGAACTCATCCGCCACGCGCTGACCGCCACGAGTGCCAAGCCCACCGCCGCGTGGCTGAAGAAGGCGACTCCCTTGCTGAGCCGCATCGGCCACGAGGCGTTCTCCGCCCGGGTCCTGTCCTGGCTCACCATGGTGGGCAGCGCCCGCACCTTTGCGCTGGAGAACCCGCCTTTCCAGAAGTACGACGTGAACGCGACCTTCGACGAGTACAACGTCGACGCGCTGCGGGGGCTGATCTGGCTGCTGGGCACCCTGGAACCCAGAGACGACCACGCCCGGGCCCTCGCGCGCCTCGTCGAGACGGCGCTGAGGAAGGTCGCCCGGCTGGGCCCCCGCAGTCCCAAACTCGCCAACGCGGGCGTGTACGCCCTGGGGCAACTCCATTCCCCCCTCGCCGTGGCCCAACTGGCCCGCCTGAAAACCCGCGTCACCTTCAAGACGACCCTCGGCGAGATTGAAAGGGCCCTGGGGCAAGCCGCCGAGCGCGCCGGGCTGTCGAAGGAGGACCTGGAAGAACTGAGTGTTCCCGGCTTCGGCCTCGAACCCGGCGGCGTCCGGACCGTGGAGTTGGGCGACGTCACCGCGACCCTCCAGGTCCACGGGAACAGGGTCGATCTCACCTGGGTGGACGGACGGGGCAAGACGCTCAAGAGCGCGCCCGGCAAGGTCAAAGGCGAGTTCGCCGAGGAAGTGGGCGAGCTCAAGGCGGCCGTGAGGGACATCGGCGCGACCCTCGGCGCTCAGGCGCACCGCATCGAGTCGTTCGTCCTGCGGCAGACACGCTGGCCGTACCCGGTGTGGCGCGAACGGTACCTCGACCACCCCCTGATCGGCACGCTCGCCGCGCGGCTCATCTGGACGTTCACCGAGGACGGCTGGATGCGCAGTGGGATGTGGCACCAGGGCCAGTTCGTGGACGCGCGGGGCACCTCATTCGAGGTTCCTGCCGGGGCCGAGGTGACGCTCTGGCACCCCGTGCCCGCCGGGCGGGAGGAGGTGGTGGCGTGGCGGGCCTGGCTGGAGGAGCGGGGCGTCACGCAACCCTTCAAGCAGGCGCACCGCGAGGTGTACCTGCTCACCGACGCCGAGCGGGCCACGCGGGTGTACTCCAACCGCTTCGCGGCACACATCCTGCGCCAGCACCAGTTCAACCAGCTCTGCGCCCTGCGGGGCTGGCGAAACACCCTGCGGCTGATGGTGGACGACTCGTATCCCCCGGCCACGCTCGAACTGCCCCTCTGGGACCTGCGCGCGGAGTACTGGGTGGAGGGCGTCGGGGAGAATTACGGCGGGGACACCACCGAGAGCGGGACCTACCTGCGGCTGATCACTGATCAGGTCCGGTTCTACCGCCTGGACGCCGCCCAGAACGCCGCCCACGCCGGGGGCGGTGGGTACGGGCCGAGCTGGCGTTTCCCTATCCCCGCCGAACCCGTGCCGCTGGAGGATGTGCCGCCGCTCGTGCTCAGCGAGGTGCTGCGTGACGTGGACCTGTTCGTGGGCGTCTCCAGCGTCGGCAACGACCCCACCTGGCAAGACGGCGGGCCGGAAGGGCGATACCGGGAGTACTGGCAGAGCTACAGCTTCGGCGACCTGGGCGCGACCGCTCAGACCCGCCGGGAGGTGCTGGCCCGTCTTCTGCCGCGGCTTAACCTCAAAGACCGCTGCACGGTCACCGAGAAGTTCCTGGTGGTGCGCGGTGATGTGCGCACGTACAAGGTCCACCTGGGCAGCGGGAACATCCTGATGGAGCCGAACGACCAGTACCTGTGCATCGTGCCCGCGCGCGGGGTGGAGGGATCACAGGAGGGGGTGTTTGTGCCCTTCGAGGGGGACGGGGTGCTGACGGTGATCCTGAGCAAGGCGTTCTTGCTGGCGAACGACACCCGCATCACGGATCCCACCATCCTCAGCCAGATCGCCCTTCGCTAA
- a CDS encoding TetR/AcrR family transcriptional regulator, which produces MPRPPADQPLLTPERITSVALRMIDRDGVDALSTRKLAAALGVSSKAVYHYYATKDELLHAVYLSILDDLELPQDSGGTWEEQLRRFAQSFRRLARRHPSFLTDFLGPHAPTARELDALDAFYTLLRRSGLPDALVLPTGQLLLTFLVGYLRAELDGTFHTDVSRAKVDAAGRQRARYRTLPDLPVPAEGTDATFDLALDLLIASLRGGMASAARS; this is translated from the coding sequence ATGCCCAGACCTCCCGCCGACCAACCCCTCTTGACTCCCGAACGCATCACCTCGGTCGCGCTGCGCATGATCGACCGAGACGGCGTTGACGCCCTGAGCACCCGCAAACTCGCCGCCGCGCTGGGCGTGAGTTCCAAGGCGGTCTACCACTACTACGCCACCAAGGACGAGTTGCTCCATGCGGTCTACCTCAGCATTCTCGATGACCTCGAACTGCCCCAGGACAGCGGGGGAACGTGGGAGGAACAGTTGCGCCGCTTCGCGCAGAGCTTCCGCCGCCTGGCCCGGCGTCACCCCAGCTTCCTGACCGACTTCCTGGGGCCGCATGCCCCCACAGCGCGTGAACTCGACGCTCTCGACGCCTTCTACACCCTGCTCCGCCGCTCAGGTCTTCCCGACGCGCTCGTCCTGCCCACCGGGCAACTCCTGCTCACCTTCCTGGTCGGCTACCTGCGCGCCGAACTCGACGGCACGTTCCACACGGACGTGTCCCGTGCGAAAGTCGACGCCGCCGGACGGCAAAGGGCGCGCTACCGCACCCTCCCAGACCTCCCGGTGCCCGCTGAGGGCACCGACGCGACGTTCGACCTCGCCCTTGACCTCCTCATCGCCAGCCTTCGGGGGGGCATGGCCTCGGCAGCACGCTCCTGA
- a CDS encoding bifunctional cytochrome P450/NADPH--P450 reductase, with the protein MTQILAPIPSPLKHPQYGHLHYLAGDAPVLNFFQLAQHIPEGIFGLDIQGRTFIQAYDPDLVAELTDERRFQKRIHPSYTNVRHLGGDGLFTADSAEPNWGKAHRILLPAFSQRAMKGYFGQMLEVAHNLVGKWERTGGQDVRVADDMTRLTLDTISLSGFDYRFQSFEEDELHPFLQALARAMHHTMTMSARPSVLTPEMEEADRAYWADIAAMNDLVDEVIRERREHGGGGNDLLGLMLNATDPETGGRLSDENIRYQVMTFLIAGHETTSGLLAFTLYLLLRHPHVLAQAYAEVDRLLPGDAVPTYDTVMRLDVLPRILDEALRFWSTIPNYAVTALRDEVIGGKYEIKKGQQVALLIPALHRHPKAWTNPDEFDIDRWTPENRRTHHPAAYKPFGNGTRACIGRQFALTEAKLALLLILQKFALVDPYDYHLKVKQSLTIKPEDFVIRVRERRPHERFSVTVPVPLEPQQDLGSVSVAGTGVALTVAYGSNLGTTEDLASRVADYATRAGFQTRLTTLDDLVNNVPNEGLLLVTTATYNGAAPDNAGRFDAWTQEGGLAEGSLQNLRFALLGTGNTQWVTYQAFPRRVEAALLKAGAQPLVPRGEADANGDFDGMVNAWFKILLHKVSEEFGTSAQEPDGPRYELDLLTEADVRPAVVSEKAYGLRVISGEELVDDPTGLWDFSQEPPRPSTRAITFELPEGVTYDTGDHIAVFAKNGPRLVEWAAGKLRLNPHQVVRLRQNGNRKSHLPLNTPVTVEVLLCEFVELQDVATRANIETLLTHTPCPWTTRQLRAYLDDAKYEAEIRKRGLSVLGLLDRFPAVELPLQVFLELCPPIRPRFYSISSSPLVAPRTPSLTVGLLEAPSWAGAGQFRGLASAYLGRVQPGDTVFGYVRRPNPPFRPPVDPRTPMILVGPGTGVAPLRGFVEERAAQRAAGQPVGLSKVFYGCRHPEHDFFYREDFEAWQREGIAEIHTAYSAVEGYPHRFVQDAIAGDQEGVWSLIEAGASIFVCGDGVRMAPAVRQTFAHLYREKTGGTAEEAEAWVAGLMEEGRYQQDVFGASK; encoded by the coding sequence ATGACACAGATCCTCGCCCCCATCCCCAGCCCGCTCAAGCACCCCCAGTACGGGCACCTGCACTATCTCGCGGGCGACGCGCCCGTCTTGAACTTCTTCCAGCTCGCGCAGCACATCCCGGAGGGTATCTTCGGGCTCGACATCCAGGGCCGCACCTTCATCCAGGCGTACGACCCGGACCTGGTCGCCGAACTCACCGACGAGCGCCGTTTCCAGAAGCGCATCCACCCGAGCTACACGAATGTCCGCCATCTGGGCGGCGACGGTCTCTTCACCGCCGACAGCGCCGAGCCCAACTGGGGTAAGGCGCACCGCATCCTGCTGCCCGCCTTCTCGCAGCGGGCGATGAAGGGCTACTTCGGGCAGATGCTGGAGGTGGCGCACAACCTCGTGGGCAAGTGGGAGCGCACCGGGGGTCAGGACGTGCGCGTGGCCGACGACATGACGCGGCTGACCCTCGACACCATCTCGCTCTCGGGCTTCGACTACCGCTTCCAGTCCTTCGAGGAGGACGAGTTGCACCCCTTCCTGCAAGCGCTGGCGCGGGCCATGCACCACACCATGACGATGAGTGCCCGCCCGTCCGTCCTCACCCCCGAGATGGAGGAGGCCGACCGGGCGTACTGGGCCGACATCGCCGCCATGAACGACCTCGTGGACGAGGTGATCCGGGAGCGGCGTGAGCACGGCGGGGGCGGGAACGACCTCCTCGGCCTGATGCTGAACGCCACCGACCCCGAGACTGGCGGGCGGCTCAGCGACGAGAACATCCGCTATCAGGTCATGACCTTCCTGATCGCCGGGCACGAGACCACGAGCGGCCTCTTGGCCTTCACGCTCTACCTGCTGTTGCGCCACCCGCACGTCCTCGCGCAGGCTTACGCGGAGGTGGACCGGCTGCTTCCCGGTGACGCCGTGCCCACCTACGACACGGTGATGCGGCTCGACGTCCTGCCGCGCATCCTCGACGAGGCGCTGCGTTTCTGGAGCACGATTCCCAACTACGCGGTCACCGCCCTGCGCGACGAGGTGATCGGCGGCAAGTACGAGATCAAGAAGGGGCAGCAGGTCGCCCTCCTGATCCCCGCCCTGCACCGGCACCCCAAGGCGTGGACGAACCCCGACGAGTTCGACATCGACCGCTGGACGCCCGAGAACCGCCGCACCCACCACCCCGCCGCCTACAAGCCCTTCGGCAACGGGACGCGGGCCTGCATCGGTCGCCAGTTTGCCCTCACGGAGGCCAAGCTCGCCCTGCTGCTGATCCTCCAGAAGTTCGCGCTGGTTGACCCCTACGACTACCACCTCAAGGTCAAGCAGAGCCTGACCATCAAGCCCGAGGACTTCGTGATCCGGGTCCGCGAGCGCCGGCCCCACGAGCGGTTCAGCGTGACGGTGCCTGTGCCCCTGGAGCCGCAGCAGGACCTGGGCAGCGTGAGCGTCGCAGGCACCGGCGTTGCCCTGACCGTCGCGTACGGCTCGAACCTGGGGACGACCGAGGACCTCGCCAGCCGCGTCGCCGACTACGCCACCCGCGCGGGCTTCCAGACGCGCCTCACCACCCTGGACGATCTGGTGAACAACGTTCCCAACGAGGGCCTGCTCTTGGTCACGACCGCCACCTATAACGGCGCCGCCCCTGACAACGCCGGGCGTTTCGACGCCTGGACGCAGGAGGGCGGTCTGGCCGAGGGGAGCCTCCAGAATCTGCGCTTCGCCCTGCTGGGGACGGGCAACACCCAGTGGGTGACCTACCAGGCCTTCCCCAGGCGGGTGGAGGCGGCGCTGCTGAAGGCGGGCGCCCAGCCCCTCGTCCCGCGCGGCGAGGCGGATGCGAACGGCGACTTCGACGGCATGGTGAACGCGTGGTTCAAAATTCTGCTGCACAAGGTGTCCGAGGAGTTCGGGACCTCCGCCCAAGAACCGGACGGCCCCCGCTACGAACTCGACCTGCTCACCGAGGCGGACGTGCGCCCCGCGGTCGTCTCCGAAAAGGCGTACGGCCTGAGGGTTATCTCCGGCGAGGAACTCGTCGACGACCCCACCGGGCTGTGGGACTTCAGCCAGGAACCGCCCAGGCCCTCCACGAGGGCGATCACCTTCGAGCTGCCGGAGGGCGTCACCTACGACACGGGCGACCACATCGCCGTCTTCGCCAAGAACGGGCCACGGCTGGTGGAGTGGGCAGCGGGGAAGCTCCGCCTGAACCCCCATCAGGTCGTGCGGCTGCGGCAAAACGGCAACCGCAAATCTCACCTGCCGCTGAACACGCCGGTCACCGTGGAGGTGCTGCTCTGCGAGTTCGTGGAACTCCAGGACGTGGCGACCCGCGCGAACATCGAGACGCTCCTCACGCACACCCCGTGCCCGTGGACGACCCGGCAACTGAGGGCCTACCTCGACGACGCGAAGTACGAGGCGGAGATTCGCAAGCGGGGCCTCTCGGTCCTGGGGCTGCTCGACCGCTTCCCCGCCGTGGAACTCCCGCTTCAGGTCTTCCTGGAGCTGTGCCCGCCGATCCGCCCCCGGTTCTACTCCATCTCGTCGTCGCCGCTGGTGGCGCCGCGTACCCCAAGCTTGACCGTGGGCCTGCTGGAAGCGCCCTCCTGGGCCGGTGCCGGGCAGTTCCGCGGCCTCGCCAGCGCCTACCTGGGCCGGGTGCAGCCGGGCGATACCGTCTTCGGCTACGTCCGCAGGCCCAACCCGCCCTTCCGTCCCCCGGTGGACCCCAGGACGCCCATGATCCTCGTCGGGCCCGGCACGGGCGTCGCCCCCCTGCGCGGTTTCGTGGAGGAGCGGGCGGCGCAGCGGGCGGCAGGACAGCCTGTCGGTCTCTCCAAGGTGTTCTACGGCTGCCGTCACCCCGAGCACGACTTCTTCTACCGGGAAGACTTCGAGGCTTGGCAGCGTGAGGGGATCGCGGAAATCCACACGGCGTACTCGGCCGTCGAGGGTTACCCCCACCGCTTCGTGCAGGACGCCATTGCCGGGGACCAGGAGGGTGTCTGGTCGCTGATTGAGGCGGGCGCGAGCATCTTCGTCTGCGGGGACGGCGTGCGGATGGCCCCCGCCGTGCGGCAGACCTTCGCCCACCTCTACCGTGAGAAGACGGGGGGGACCGCGGAGGAGGCCGAAGCCTGGGTCGCCGGGCTGATGGAGGAGGGCCGCTACCAGCAGGACGTGTTCGGCGCCAGCAAGTAA
- a CDS encoding acetate--CoA ligase: protein MEKALLEHPLVASTEVLKASAPVTGDEAARLLALDPPAYWLDIARGLTWLAPPTTALEGQLGDFRYYPGATSNVSVNCLDRHPPERRALLYEREDGLRETWTYGALTDATARFAAALQDLGVQKGDRVAVYLGNVPEAFIAIHACYRIGAIYSVIFAGFSAHAVRDRLEDAQPRVVVCTDATLRRGKTVPLKATLDEASQGLNIPHVIVARRVDRACVLGDGEHDFHELLNATTRRAEPAALEANEPGFIIYTSGTTSKPKGLVHAGIGFLVGAYANVKWTLNLRPEDRYWCTADVGWLTFPIFALVGGLAHGATHVIYEGGIDTPTPARPYEIIERYGVNKVFTAPTALRMLRRAGDAALAEHDLSGLELISLVGEPLDPETWRWTQGKLGVGRIFLNNTYGQTETGTAWASSMVGLTPTRPGSCGHPLPGYRARVVREDGSEAAPGELGALTLTEPFPCLARTVWGDHDRYVQTYLSAFPGSYAASDAALFDADGQLWVTGRLDDVMNVAGHRIGTMELEAALITHPAVSEAAVVAQPDEVRGSVPVAFVVPRADVQPGGALEAELADAIVRGVGPIARPARVIVTPTVPRTRSGKIMRRLLRDLLVSGEVKGDLTSLENPDALEVVRERIAQG from the coding sequence ATGGAAAAAGCGCTGCTCGAGCATCCCCTCGTCGCCTCCACGGAGGTCCTGAAAGCGTCGGCACCGGTCACCGGGGACGAGGCTGCCCGCCTGCTGGCCCTCGACCCGCCCGCCTACTGGCTGGACATCGCCCGGGGACTCACCTGGTTGGCGCCACCGACCACGGCGCTCGAAGGGCAACTGGGCGATTTCCGCTACTACCCCGGCGCCACCTCGAACGTCAGTGTGAACTGCCTCGACCGCCATCCCCCAGAACGCCGGGCCCTCCTCTACGAGCGTGAGGATGGGCTGCGCGAAACGTGGACGTACGGGGCATTGACGGACGCGACCGCCCGCTTCGCCGCAGCGCTCCAGGACCTGGGCGTGCAGAAGGGTGACCGGGTGGCCGTCTACCTGGGCAACGTTCCGGAAGCCTTTATCGCCATCCACGCCTGCTACCGGATCGGCGCGATCTACTCGGTCATCTTCGCGGGCTTCAGCGCCCACGCCGTCCGCGACCGACTGGAGGACGCTCAGCCCAGGGTCGTGGTCTGCACCGACGCGACCTTGAGGCGGGGCAAGACCGTGCCCCTCAAAGCCACACTGGATGAAGCTTCGCAGGGCCTGAACATCCCTCACGTCATCGTGGCCCGCCGGGTGGACCGTGCTTGTGTGTTGGGGGACGGTGAGCACGACTTCCACGAGCTGCTGAACGCCACGACCCGCCGCGCGGAGCCCGCGGCGCTGGAGGCGAACGAGCCGGGCTTTATCATCTACACCTCGGGGACCACCTCCAAGCCCAAGGGGCTCGTCCATGCGGGAATCGGCTTCCTGGTCGGGGCCTACGCGAACGTGAAGTGGACGCTGAACCTTCGCCCCGAAGACCGGTACTGGTGCACGGCGGACGTGGGCTGGCTGACCTTCCCGATCTTCGCGCTCGTGGGAGGCCTGGCGCATGGAGCGACGCACGTGATCTACGAGGGCGGCATCGACACGCCCACCCCGGCGCGGCCCTACGAGATCATCGAGCGGTACGGGGTGAACAAGGTGTTCACCGCGCCGACCGCCCTGCGCATGCTGCGCCGCGCGGGGGACGCCGCCCTGGCCGAGCACGACCTGAGCGGCCTGGAACTGATCAGCCTCGTGGGTGAGCCGCTCGACCCGGAGACCTGGCGCTGGACGCAGGGGAAACTGGGCGTGGGCCGGATCTTCTTGAACAACACTTACGGGCAGACCGAGACGGGCACCGCCTGGGCCAGCAGCATGGTGGGCCTGACACCCACCCGGCCCGGCAGTTGTGGGCATCCCCTGCCCGGCTACCGTGCGCGCGTGGTGCGGGAGGACGGGAGTGAGGCGGCCCCCGGCGAACTCGGTGCCCTGACCCTCACCGAGCCGTTTCCCTGCCTGGCGCGCACGGTGTGGGGCGACCACGACCGCTACGTGCAGACCTACCTCTCAGCCTTCCCCGGCAGCTACGCCGCCTCGGACGCGGCGCTCTTCGATGCGGACGGGCAGTTGTGGGTGACCGGACGCCTGGACGATGTGATGAACGTGGCCGGGCACCGCATCGGCACGATGGAGCTGGAAGCGGCCCTGATCACCCACCCCGCGGTCAGCGAGGCGGCCGTGGTCGCGCAGCCGGACGAGGTGAGGGGATCTGTCCCCGTCGCGTTCGTGGTGCCGCGCGCAGACGTCCAGCCTGGCGGGGCGCTGGAAGCCGAGCTTGCGGACGCCATCGTGCGGGGTGTGGGCCCCATCGCCCGCCCCGCCCGCGTGATCGTCACGCCGACGGTGCCGCGTACCCGCAGCGGCAAGATCATGCGCCGTCTGCTGCGCGACCTGCTCGTGAGCGGCGAGGTGAAGGGGGACCTGACCAGTCTGGAAAACCCGGACGCCCTCGAGGTGGTGCGGGAGAGGATTGCTCAGGGTTGA